The Herbaspirillum sp. RTI4 genome has a segment encoding these proteins:
- a CDS encoding 4a-hydroxytetrahydrobiopterin dehydratase, which yields MSNSSDLMAQQCQPQADALSAQQVLHYLSAVEGWEQDGQHIVKTFSFQNYYETLAFINAIAYVVHAQDHHPELIVTYNRCVIRFDTHSVNEGKGGLSVNDFICAAKVDAVFDLSFSKRV from the coding sequence ATGTCAAATTCCAGCGACCTGATGGCGCAGCAATGCCAGCCTCAGGCAGACGCCTTATCCGCCCAGCAAGTGCTGCATTATCTGTCCGCCGTCGAAGGCTGGGAGCAGGACGGGCAGCACATCGTCAAGACCTTCTCCTTTCAGAATTACTATGAAACCCTGGCATTCATCAACGCTATTGCCTATGTAGTCCATGCGCAGGACCACCACCCCGAATTGATCGTCACATACAACCGCTGCGTCATCCGTTTCGATACGCATAGCGTCAATGAGGGAAAAGGTGGGCTGTCGGTCAATGATTTCATCTGCGCCGCCAAGGTCGATGCCGTCTTCGACCTGTCTTTTTCCAAGCGTGTCTGA
- the rsgA gene encoding ribosome small subunit-dependent GTPase A, with protein sequence MQAKKSATGPKNARLSKAATEIGIIIAAHGRHYLAQSGEDKLQCVTRGKKTDVAVGDRVQLQRTSLNQAVIEGIEERRTLLYRSDQYKSKLLAANVTQLFIVVATEPGFADDLISRALVAAEAAGIAAHIVLNKCDLVDVLDRTRARLDVYRNLGYPIHEVSARATPEATRECFMPLLQGQSTILIGQSGMGKSSLINLIIPGADIAVREISAALDTGKHTTTFTRLYLMDDETSIIDSPGFQEFGLYQLSEGMLERAFREFTPYLGHCKFYNCHHLAEPSCAVLAAVHDNKIAAMRHTLYAQLLHESSQKLY encoded by the coding sequence ATGCAAGCGAAGAAATCCGCCACCGGGCCAAAAAACGCTCGATTGAGCAAAGCTGCCACCGAAATCGGCATCATCATTGCTGCTCACGGCCGCCACTATCTGGCCCAAAGCGGTGAAGACAAACTGCAATGCGTCACCCGCGGCAAGAAGACCGACGTCGCGGTCGGCGACCGCGTGCAGTTGCAACGCACCTCATTGAATCAGGCGGTGATCGAAGGCATAGAAGAGCGCCGCACCCTGCTCTACCGTTCCGATCAATACAAATCGAAACTGCTGGCAGCCAACGTCACGCAATTATTCATCGTCGTGGCGACCGAACCCGGCTTTGCCGACGACCTCATTTCGCGCGCACTGGTGGCCGCCGAAGCGGCCGGCATCGCCGCCCATATCGTGCTCAACAAGTGCGATCTGGTGGACGTTCTGGACCGCACCCGCGCCCGGCTGGATGTGTATCGCAATCTGGGCTATCCGATCCATGAAGTGTCGGCCAGAGCCACGCCGGAAGCCACGCGCGAGTGTTTCATGCCGCTGCTGCAAGGCCAGTCGACCATCCTGATCGGCCAGTCCGGCATGGGGAAATCTTCGCTGATTAATCTCATCATCCCGGGTGCCGATATCGCCGTGCGCGAAATTTCCGCCGCACTCGACACCGGCAAGCACACCACCACCTTCACCCGCCTCTATCTGATGGATGATGAAACCAGCATCATCGACTCGCCCGGCTTCCAGGAATTCGGCCTGTATCAGCTCAGCGAAGGCATGCTGGAACGCGCCTTCCGTGAATTCACTCCGTATCTGGGTCATTGCAAGTTCTACAACTGCCATCACCTCGCGGAACCGAGTTGTGCCGTGCTGGCAGCGGTGCATGACAACAAGATCGCCGCCATGCGGCACACCCTGTATGCGCAATTACTGCACGAATCCTCGCAAAAGCTATACTAA
- the argF gene encoding ornithine carbamoyltransferase: MAIKHYLQFSDFSLDEYQYVMERASIIKRKFKDYKPYHPLADRTLVMVFEKNSTRTRLSFEAGMHQLGGAAIYLNTRDSQLGRGEPIEDAAQVISRMCDVIMIRTFGQEIIERFASSSRVPVINGLTNEQHPCQVLADIFTFIEHRGSIAGKIVAWVGDANNMLYSWLQAAAVFGFHINVSTPAGYDIDPTQVSAEGASRYTFFAHPADACHDADLVTTDVWTSMGYEEEKNARLKAFDGWIVDAEKMRRAKSDALFMHCLPAHRGEEVSADVIDGPQSVVWDEAENRLHVQKALLEYLVLGKIS, translated from the coding sequence ATGGCAATCAAACATTATCTGCAATTCTCTGACTTCTCCCTCGACGAGTATCAATACGTCATGGAGCGCGCGAGCATCATCAAACGCAAGTTCAAAGATTACAAACCGTATCACCCGCTGGCAGACCGCACGCTGGTGATGGTGTTCGAAAAAAATTCCACCCGCACCCGGCTGTCATTTGAAGCCGGCATGCACCAGCTGGGCGGTGCCGCCATCTATCTCAATACCCGCGACAGCCAGCTCGGTCGCGGCGAACCGATAGAAGATGCGGCGCAAGTGATTTCGCGCATGTGCGACGTGATCATGATCCGCACCTTCGGTCAGGAAATCATCGAGCGCTTCGCCAGTTCTTCGCGGGTCCCGGTGATCAATGGCCTGACCAACGAACAGCATCCCTGTCAGGTACTGGCCGATATTTTCACCTTCATCGAGCATCGCGGCTCCATCGCCGGCAAGATCGTGGCCTGGGTCGGTGACGCCAACAACATGCTGTATTCCTGGCTGCAAGCGGCCGCCGTGTTCGGTTTCCACATCAATGTGTCGACCCCTGCCGGCTACGATATCGATCCCACGCAGGTTTCTGCCGAGGGCGCGAGTCGCTACACCTTCTTTGCCCATCCGGCCGATGCCTGTCACGACGCCGATCTGGTCACGACCGATGTCTGGACCAGCATGGGCTACGAAGAGGAAAAAAACGCCCGCCTGAAAGCCTTCGACGGCTGGATCGTCGATGCTGAAAAAATGCGCCGGGCCAAATCTGACGCACTGTTCATGCACTGCCTGCCAGCACATCGCGGCGAAGAAGTTTCCGCCGACGTGATTGACGGGCCGCAATCGGTGGTCTGGGACGAAGCGGAAAACCGGCTGCATGTGCAAAAAG
- a CDS encoding outer membrane beta-barrel protein, which translates to MSKRILRTSLTLAAMTAALVSIPSFAADESGFYMGGGLGYQNTDIDDIGDYADRRRKNGYDVSEKDSGLGMKIYGGYQFNQNFAIEGSWIDMGKYTAEERRAGYHEDFKVKTYGLGIAAVGLLPVTSEISLMGKVGGIYKNTKITDSTRNTGPGYSYSREYESKKHSVSLLLGVGAEYKITPKLALRVEYEYFGKTPVSSDSDAKMQNHLLSAGVRYTF; encoded by the coding sequence ATGTCTAAACGCATTTTACGTACTTCACTGACCCTCGCCGCCATGACCGCCGCACTGGTTTCCATCCCTTCTTTCGCTGCTGACGAATCGGGTTTTTATATGGGTGGTGGTCTTGGTTATCAAAATACCGACATCGACGATATCGGTGATTATGCAGATCGCCGCCGCAAGAACGGCTACGATGTCTCAGAAAAAGATTCTGGTCTCGGCATGAAAATTTATGGCGGCTACCAATTCAACCAGAACTTCGCCATCGAAGGCAGCTGGATCGATATGGGGAAATACACCGCCGAAGAAAGACGGGCCGGATATCACGAAGACTTTAAAGTCAAAACTTACGGTCTAGGTATTGCTGCAGTCGGTCTACTGCCGGTTACAAGCGAAATTTCGTTAATGGGTAAAGTCGGTGGCATCTATAAAAACACCAAAATTACTGATAGCACTAGAAATACTGGCCCTGGTTATTCCTATTCCCGCGAATATGAATCGAAAAAACATAGTGTCAGCCTGTTATTGGGCGTAGGCGCAGAATACAAAATCACACCTAAACTGGCACTACGCGTGGAATACGAATATTTTGGAAAAACTCCCGTTAGTAGTGACTCCGATGCAAAAATGCAAAACCACTTGCTCTCCGCAGGCGTCCGTTACACGTTCTAA
- the orn gene encoding oligoribonuclease, which yields MSQATDGNVIASNTPQQARPNEFNLVWVDMEMTGLDPDNDRIIEVAVVVTDSELNILAEGPVFAIHQSDETLDKMDAWNKGTHGRSGLIERVKASTVSELDAELALIDFMKHLVPAGKSPMCGNTICQDRRFMARGMPKLEAFFHYRNLDVSTLKELCRRWKPELVSGFKKHQKHTALADILESIEELKYYREHFIKA from the coding sequence ATGTCACAAGCCACCGATGGCAATGTTATCGCTAGCAACACGCCGCAGCAGGCGCGTCCCAATGAGTTCAATCTGGTGTGGGTCGATATGGAAATGACCGGCCTCGATCCCGATAATGACCGGATCATCGAAGTGGCCGTCGTGGTGACCGATTCGGAACTCAACATCCTGGCCGAAGGCCCTGTGTTTGCGATCCACCAATCCGATGAAACGCTCGACAAGATGGACGCCTGGAACAAGGGCACGCACGGCCGTTCGGGTCTGATCGAAAGAGTGAAGGCCTCTACCGTCTCGGAACTGGATGCGGAACTGGCGCTGATTGATTTCATGAAGCATCTGGTACCGGCTGGAAAATCGCCGATGTGCGGTAATACGATTTGTCAGGATCGTCGCTTTATGGCACGCGGTATGCCTAAGCTGGAAGCGTTCTTCCATTACCGTAATCTGGATGTATCGACGCTGAAGGAATTGTGCCGTCGCTGGAAACCGGAGCTGGTCAGCGGTTTCAAGAAGCATCAGAAGCATACGGCGCTGGCAGATATTCTGGAGTCGATTGAAGAATTGAAATACTACCGAGAGCATTTCATCAAGGCTTAG
- a CDS encoding M48 family metallopeptidase encodes MSSLVFSVLFCAFLLLSLTVRFWLGSRQIRHVLLHRDAVPQEFAEKIPAAAHRKAADYTVSKTKFGMLTLGINAAVLIGFTLMGGLQLLSGALLNWAGAPDMYYQIGLIVAFSVISGVIDLPFGYYRQFVLEQHYGFNKMTPRLFFIDMLKSTLLGAVIGLPLLWVALTLMASAGQFWWLYVWLVLSAFQLLMMVLYPSVIAPLFNKFTLLDDDSLRTRIEGLMTRVGFASKGLFVMDGSKRSAHGNAYFSGFGAGKRIVFFDTLLARLAPQEIEAVLAHELGHFKLKHIVKRIAVMFLLSLGFLALLGFLKNQVWFYTGLGVNPLLFGNNDAMALVLFMLALPIFTFLLSPLSSLTSRKHEFEADAFAVRHTNAADLVSALVKLYEDNASTLTPDPLHSAFYDSHPPATVRISKLHAAAADLHQAS; translated from the coding sequence ATGTCTTCACTCGTGTTTTCGGTTTTGTTTTGCGCTTTTCTCTTATTGAGCCTTACCGTGCGCTTCTGGCTGGGTTCGCGCCAGATCCGCCATGTGCTACTGCATCGTGATGCAGTACCGCAAGAATTCGCTGAAAAAATCCCCGCTGCCGCCCACCGCAAAGCGGCCGATTACACCGTCAGCAAAACCAAATTCGGCATGCTCACGCTGGGGATCAATGCCGCGGTATTGATAGGTTTCACGCTGATGGGTGGATTGCAGCTCCTGTCGGGCGCTCTGCTGAATTGGGCCGGCGCACCTGACATGTACTACCAGATTGGTCTGATTGTTGCCTTCTCCGTCATTTCCGGTGTCATCGACCTGCCTTTTGGCTACTACCGTCAGTTTGTGCTGGAGCAACATTACGGCTTCAATAAAATGACGCCGCGCCTGTTTTTCATCGACATGCTCAAATCCACGCTACTTGGCGCTGTCATCGGCCTGCCGCTGCTGTGGGTGGCGCTGACCCTGATGGCCAGCGCCGGTCAGTTCTGGTGGCTGTATGTCTGGCTGGTATTGAGCGCCTTCCAGCTACTGATGATGGTCTTGTACCCCTCCGTCATTGCGCCCCTGTTCAATAAATTCACGCTGCTCGACGACGATAGCTTGCGCACGCGCATAGAAGGTCTGATGACGCGTGTCGGATTTGCCTCCAAGGGCTTGTTCGTCATGGACGGTTCCAAGCGCAGCGCGCATGGCAATGCTTATTTCTCGGGCTTCGGCGCAGGAAAGCGAATTGTCTTTTTCGATACCTTGCTGGCCCGGCTGGCCCCGCAGGAAATCGAAGCAGTGCTGGCGCATGAACTCGGGCACTTCAAACTCAAGCACATCGTCAAGCGTATCGCGGTCATGTTCCTGCTGTCGCTCGGTTTCCTGGCACTACTCGGCTTTCTCAAGAATCAGGTCTGGTTTTATACCGGCCTGGGCGTTAATCCCTTGCTATTTGGCAACAACGACGCCATGGCGCTGGTCCTGTTCATGCTGGCACTGCCCATTTTCACCTTCCTGCTGTCGCCGCTGTCCTCGCTGACGTCGCGCAAGCACGAATTCGAAGCCGACGCCTTTGCCGTGCGTCACACGAATGCCGCCGATCTGGTGTCGGCACTGGTCAAACTCTATGAAGACAATGCGTCGACACTGACTCCCGATCCCTTGCATTCGGCTTTTTACGATTCGCATCCTCCTGCCACCGTCCGCATTAGCAAGCTGCATGCGGCCGCAGCCGATCTTCACCAAGCAAGTTAG